The following coding sequences are from one Dreissena polymorpha isolate Duluth1 chromosome 8, UMN_Dpol_1.0, whole genome shotgun sequence window:
- the LOC127841212 gene encoding kielin/chordin-like protein, with protein MLLAVSFLLFVTLCGTVSSQTYKGYPPIRPYPIKSCYNVYCPTVYCHGQYIPKGECCPRCPKGYGYQDTDAYRPGGK; from the exons ATGTTGTTGGCCGTCTCATTCTTGCTCTTCGTGACGCTCTGCGGCACGGTGTCTAGTCAGACATATAAGGGATACCCTCCGATACGACCATATCCAATAAAGTCATGTTACAATGTGTATTGCCCGACTGTCTACTGTCATGGACAGTACATACCGAAGGGCGAGTGCTGCCCTCGTTGCCCAAAAG GGTATGGTTATCAAGATACAGATGCATATCGGCCTG GAGGAAAGTGA